The following are from one region of the Paenibacillus sp. KS-LC4 genome:
- a CDS encoding LytTR family DNA-binding domain-containing protein, translated as MYRVAICEDEEQQRELVRSMLIALSIKSNIDFEIELFSSGEQLLAHYEREETPFHILILDVEMNGLNGIQTARKIRGLHRLDEQIVFLTSYPEYMVESFDVMTFQYLLKPVAPAMLEEKIIKLCQYFQALNKKFLVIKSAYDEVVLKYDDIIGIEAAKSLTIKSKLNFMTSHGIYESKGILADYATALKDSNFLQIHRSIIINLLHVKKFASGVVLMSSGIELPIGRSKIKEVKDFYTKFMILRVNEYD; from the coding sequence ATGTATAGAGTAGCGATTTGTGAGGACGAGGAGCAGCAAAGAGAGCTCGTTAGAAGCATGCTGATTGCTTTGTCGATCAAGTCCAATATTGATTTTGAAATTGAATTATTCAGCTCGGGGGAACAGCTTCTAGCTCATTATGAGCGAGAGGAAACGCCCTTCCATATTCTAATATTGGATGTCGAAATGAATGGACTGAACGGCATTCAAACCGCGCGAAAAATAAGAGGCCTCCATCGCCTTGATGAGCAAATTGTCTTTCTGACAAGCTACCCGGAATATATGGTCGAAAGCTTCGATGTCATGACCTTTCAATATTTATTAAAGCCGGTAGCCCCTGCGATGCTGGAGGAAAAAATAATAAAGCTATGCCAATACTTTCAAGCGCTTAACAAAAAATTTCTGGTCATCAAGTCAGCCTATGATGAGGTCGTTTTAAAATATGATGACATCATTGGCATCGAGGCGGCCAAAAGCTTAACCATCAAGAGCAAGCTTAATTTTATGACCTCACATGGCATCTATGAAAGCAAAGGCATCCTAGCCGATTATGCTACAGCCTTGAAGGACAGCAACTTCCTGCAAATCCATCGTTCCATTATTATTAATCTGCTCCATGTGAAGAAGTTTGCAAGTGGAGTCGTTCTTATGTCGAGTGGCATAGAGCTGCCGATCGGCCGTTCGAAAATCAAGGAAGTGAAGGATTTTTATACAAAATTTATGATTCTGAGGGTCAATGAATATGATTGA
- a CDS encoding DUF3934 family protein — protein MSKAKGKGGTGRGTDKKGWNRWQASANKAKNAPKPYKSKGTKNQAGAAASGTQKGEKPSV, from the coding sequence TTGAGCAAGGCGAAGGGCAAGGGTGGAACAGGCAGGGGAACGGACAAGAAGGGCTGGAATCGGTGGCAGGCTAGTGCCAATAAAGCCAAAAACGCGCCTAAGCCTTATAAAAGCAAAGGGACTAAAAATCAAGCTGGAGCAGCAGCTTCAGGTACTCAAAAAGGCGAGAAGCCTAGCGTTTAG